The region CTTACTCGGAGCTTGCGGATTACGTGAAGGAACATATTCTACCTTCGTATGGGCCGGAGATTAGCGGCTACCTGCTGGAGAGCTTCAATCCGGCAGGCGGTCGGAGTGAGGCCCGTAAGCTGGAGGTCATCGCCAAGGCAGGTGCCGCCGGGCATCTGGAGACGGTCTTTCAGGCTGCTGAGAGCGGCAGCGATGAGGTCAGAGTTGCTGCGATCCCTTGCCTGGCAGAGGATGAGAAATATACACCAGCCTTGCTGGAGTGGTCCGCTGACAAGAAGAAGGCGATTCGTGAAGCGGCTTATAAGGCGCTGGCAGCCGGCGGGAGTGAACAGGGAGCAGAGCGGCTCTACGAAGCTTTCTGTGGCGCAAAGGACCGTGAGATGGTTGCCGAGGTACTCGCTAACCGGCCCGCTGCCCTGGCGGTGGAGAAGCTGGCAAAGTTGTTCATGGAGAAGCTCCGCCAGGCGCCGCAGGATAACAGAGACCCGCAGCAGACGGAGGCTGCCTGGACAGAGATTAAGCAGTTCATGAGAGCGCTGCTGATGGCCCGCAGCCGCAGGCTTGATGAAATCTACAGCTATGTAATCAGCGAATATGATTGCTTCCAGTTGCTGGGATGGAAGTATCTAATCATTCAGGCAGTGCGGTACAAGGAGAGGACAGTAACAGATTCCAGCCTTAGGGAGCTGCAGGAATTGGCGGAGCGTGACTACAACTATCTGCTGTATTATTTCCAGGCCGCCCGGAAAATGATGACTCAACAGGAGCTGTATAACCAGTTCGCCGGGGGCTTGAAGCAAAGGCTGCTCTCCTTCATGAAGAAGGATGCCGCGCAGCGGGAACAGGCACTGATTGACATTCTTGACCGGGTGATTATTAATCCACGGCCACGGTACTATTACAAGGCTGAGGATACCTTTGATCGAATGAGCGCTGAGGCGATTGAAGCCGCCTGGGACCCGCGCTGGCTCGACTGGTTCATCCAGCGGGATGCACATAATCTGGTCTGCACTTTCGCCCGGCCGGGACATAAGGGGGTGCGGGAATATCTGCTGAAGAAGCTGAAGGTTCCCCCGCAACCCATAGATGACGAGGTTCTTCCTAATATTTTCATTGGACTTGAGCGTGCAGGAGTGCCCGAGGCGGAACGCCTGGAGCTGCTTATGTCTGCACTGGAGAGCGGCAGATTCGATCAGACGAAACAGTTTAGCAATTCGCTGACCCGCCTATTGGAGCGGTTGCCGGCCGAATACCGTTCCCGGCTGGAAGCTGCGGCGCCAAGGTACACGTTCGTGGCCAAGCGGCAACTGGAGCACCTGATCAGCATCATGAACTAATTATATTTACTTAGGGAGGACAATCCATGAGCACAGCGTTATTGCAGGAGCTGCATCAGGAATACAGAAGACTGTATATTGCCGGAAGTGAGCTGGCGGCCGGAGATTTCCGCCTGAAGCGGCTGCTTCCGCAATTTCAGCAGCTAGGCGAGCGGTCACCGGTCTTCAAGAAGCTAGGCGAGGGAATTACTGCACTGATTGAACCGGGTAGCCCGGAGGGTCTTGCCCCGGGTATTCAGTTGCAGGAGAATACCCTGCTGCTGGAGTCCGTGCTATACACCCAGGGAACGACAACCGTGGATGGAACTCCCGGACCCTTGCCGGTCCGGAAGTTCACCCTTCAGACGAATCAGACCTACCGGAAGCTTGCGCCTGTGATTGAAGCGCTCACCACTACCGGAAGCGGCAGATATGAGATTGTACTGGATGCCTATAAGGAAGGAGTCTTTCAGGATCTTCGTCTGCTGCCGCTGGCTGTCTCAGCACTGAACGACCCGTATTCGGAGCTGGCGGAATATGCGAAGAACCATATTCTCCCTTCCTATGGGCCGGAGATCGCCGGATATCTGCTGGAGAGCTTCAACCCGGCCGGGGGTCGGAGCGAGGTCCGCAAGCTGGAGGTCATTGCTCAAGCAGGCGCTTCCAGTCACCTGGATGTTATTGTTCAAACAGCCGAGAACGGCAGTGATGAGATCCGGGCAGCGGCCATCAAGTGTCTGGGAGAATATGAGGAATATACAGGACTCCTGCTGGAGTGGTCTGCCGACAAGAAGAAAATCATCCGTGAAGCCGCCTACACAGCGCTGGCAGCGGGTGGATCTGCACAGGGAGCAGAGCGGCTCATTGAGGTGTTCCTCCAGAAGAAGGACCGTGAGATGTTAGCCGCAGTGCTGGCATATGGGGCTCCTGCAGCGGTCTATGCTAGGCTTACGGCATTATTCATGGATGAGCTTACAGCCGCACCGGAGACGAATGCCGATAAGAAAATCACTGAGAAGGCCTGGGATGAGCTGGCTCCCTTCATGGCTGCTCTCCACCAGGCAAAGAGTGCGGAACTGGATGCCATTTATAGCTATGTTCTTAAGGAGTATAACCGTTATACTTCCCTCGGGTGGATTCATCTGATTGACCAGGCAGCCCGATACAAGCAGGAATCAGCGGATAACGCCGCGCTGGAAGAGCTCGCGGAGCTGGCGCAGCGCAGCGTGCGGTATC is a window of Paenibacillus sp. FSL H3-0469 DNA encoding:
- a CDS encoding HEAT repeat domain-containing protein, whose amino-acid sequence is MSTALLQELHQEYRRLYIAGSELAAGDFRLKRLLQQFQQFGERSPVFKRLGEGIAVLLEPGSPDGPAPGVLLQEQTLLLESVLYTQGTTAVEGTPGPMPLRSFTLQTAQPYRKLAPVLEALSTTGSGRYEIVADAFQKGVFGDLRLLPLAVSALNDSYSELADYVKEHILPSYGPEISGYLLESFNPAGGRSEARKLEVIAKAGAAGHLETVFQAAESGSDEVRVAAIPCLAEDEKYTPALLEWSADKKKAIREAAYKALAAGGSEQGAERLYEAFCGAKDREMVAEVLANRPAALAVEKLAKLFMEKLRQAPQDNRDPQQTEAAWTEIKQFMRALLMARSRRLDEIYSYVISEYDCFQLLGWKYLIIQAVRYKERTVTDSSLRELQELAERDYNYLLYYFQAARKMMTQQELYNQFAGGLKQRLLSFMKKDAAQREQALIDILDRVIINPRPRYYYKAEDTFDRMSAEAIEAAWDPRWLDWFIQRDAHNLVCTFARPGHKGVREYLLKKLKVPPQPIDDEVLPNIFIGLERAGVPEAERLELLMSALESGRFDQTKQFSNSLTRLLERLPAEYRSRLEAAAPRYTFVAKRQLEHLISIMN
- a CDS encoding HEAT repeat domain-containing protein, with protein sequence MSTALLQELHQEYRRLYIAGSELAAGDFRLKRLLPQFQQLGERSPVFKKLGEGITALIEPGSPEGLAPGIQLQENTLLLESVLYTQGTTTVDGTPGPLPVRKFTLQTNQTYRKLAPVIEALTTTGSGRYEIVLDAYKEGVFQDLRLLPLAVSALNDPYSELAEYAKNHILPSYGPEIAGYLLESFNPAGGRSEVRKLEVIAQAGASSHLDVIVQTAENGSDEIRAAAIKCLGEYEEYTGLLLEWSADKKKIIREAAYTALAAGGSAQGAERLIEVFLQKKDREMLAAVLAYGAPAAVYARLTALFMDELTAAPETNADKKITEKAWDELAPFMAALHQAKSAELDAIYSYVLKEYNRYTSLGWIHLIDQAARYKQESADNAALEELAELAQRSVRYLPNYFHAAKRRVSPQEMFDRFAGLTETKLVGQAAKQAAQRTQLLIHTIEEQAVDLYWDYEVRWDASGVRQYNRRIMSAEEVAAEWDPRWLEWSIKQDAMNLACVFARPGHQGVQNYLRGKLEGTLKRYTYDRLANIFKGLERAELPETERLELLISALEENNVRNLYTFDHYLFEMMERFPASYVDRVKEIAPRFKYESKRQLEYILDQLVSKQ